From the Chryseobacterium fluminis genome, the window TACAAAATCGGTAGCCCTTGAATTAGGTTCCAGAAATATCCGTTGCAACGCGGTGGCGCCGGGATTCATTGAAACTGAGATGACGGCTGTTCTGGATGAAAAAACAGTACAGGGATGGAGAGACGGGATTCCGTTGAAAAGAGGAGGAAGACCTGAAGATATTGCCAATGCCTGTGTATTTTTCGGCAGCGACATGTCATCATATATTACCGGCCAGACATTAAATGTTGACGGAGGAATGCTGATGCCTTAATTAAGCTTACATTATAACCAAAATCCGTCTACTTGTAGACGGATTTTTTATTGTTTTTTCTTTCAATGGAATAACTTTCCAAGGAATCTCCGGTGTTAAACATTCAAAATCTTAAGACTTTGACGAGAGATCATCTCCATAAACCATGTAGATGGGACTCTTACATTACTTAATCTTTAAAAATCTGATTTTCCTGTTCCTGAACTCTGATAAAGGTCGTCCTTTTTGACAGTTCTTTTAATTTTGAAGCACCCACATAGGTGCAGGTGGAGCGAACACCGCCCAAAATATCCTTTACCGTCTCCGACACCGGACCTTTATATGGCACCTTAACGGTTTTCCCTTCTGAGGCTCTGTATTCTGCCACTCCTCCGGAATGTTTATCCATTGCTGTTTTCGAGCTCATACCGTAAAATGACCTGTATTTTTTACCGTTTTCTTCAATAATTTCGCCGCCGCTTTCATCATGGCCGGCAAACATTCCGCCCAGCATCACAAAATCGGCGCCGCCGCCGAAAGCTTTGGCAACATCTCCGGGAACTTTACAGCCTCCGTCTGCAATAATATGACCTCCCAGTCCATGAGCAGCATCAGAACATTCTATGATCGCAGAAAGTTGCGGATAGCCAACCCCTGTTTTTACCCGGGTGGTACAGACAGAACCCGGCCCGATCCCGACTTTTATAATATCTGCGCCTACCAACAGAAGCTCTTCTACCATTTCCCCGGTGACCACATTTCCGGCAATGATGATCTTATCCGGAAAATCAGCCCTGGCTTTTTTCACGAATTCCACAAAATGCTCAGAATAACCATTGGCAACATCTATACATAAAAACTCGATCTTCGGATGTCTGTCGATGATAGCTTTAATTTTTTCTTCATCAGATTTCCCTGTTCCCGTGCTTAAAGCA encodes:
- a CDS encoding GMP reductase — protein: MRIENDVKLGFKDVMFRPKRSTLKSRSEVNLEREFTFKHTQKKWEGTPIIAANMDTVGTFEMAVELAKDKIITAVHKHYSVEEWSTFLNSQPESIHQYIALSTGTGKSDEEKIKAIIDRHPKIEFLCIDVANGYSEHFVEFVKKARADFPDKIIIAGNVVTGEMVEELLLVGADIIKVGIGPGSVCTTRVKTGVGYPQLSAIIECSDAAHGLGGHIIADGGCKVPGDVAKAFGGGADFVMLGGMFAGHDESGGEIIEENGKKYRSFYGMSSKTAMDKHSGGVAEYRASEGKTVKVPYKGPVSETVKDILGGVRSTCTYVGASKLKELSKRTTFIRVQEQENQIFKD